In one window of Erwinia tasmaniensis Et1/99 DNA:
- the eptB gene encoding kdo(2)-lipid A phosphoethanolamine 7''-transferase → MNYIKMCTQQTLSLLLALYIGLFLNMPVFYRRFDPFLAKFAMMQWLSALAEVVAVVLLVFFLLRLLSLGGKLFWRLSVSLLVVISVAASYYMTFFNVVIGYGIVASVMTTDTDLSKEVVGYHFVLWMVLISLIPLVAVWRSRLRLTLLEQMKTPGQRIKPLLTLLLAVLLVWLPIRYFDKAQSANEKQTNIDLPSYGGVVAHSYLPSNWLTALGLFAYTSYDEHMDSGNLLDPAKKFTYTAPAGIDDTYVVFVIGETTRWDHMGLLGYQRDTTPKLSKEKNLVAFRGESCDTSTKLSLRCMFVREGGTDDNPARTLKEQNVFAVLKELGFSSDLYAMQSEVWFYNNTNADSYAFREQIGSEQRNQGKSVDDMLLIPELKSSIDDHAKGKHLVILHTKGSHYLYSQRYPREFARYQPECMGVDDTCSKEMLINAYDNSILYIDTMLDSVFDQLRDKKAIVFYAADHGESISDNMHLHGTPRNMAPPEQFRVPMMVWASDKYLADGQNKRAFEQLQAQQRAGKTHRHVELFDTILGCLGYTSPNGGINPSNNWCAAP, encoded by the coding sequence ATGAATTATATTAAAATGTGTACCCAACAAACGCTGTCGCTGCTGTTGGCCCTCTATATCGGACTGTTCCTCAACATGCCGGTGTTTTATCGTCGCTTCGACCCCTTCCTCGCTAAGTTTGCAATGATGCAATGGCTGTCCGCGTTGGCTGAAGTTGTGGCAGTTGTGTTGTTGGTTTTCTTCCTGCTGCGCCTGCTGTCGCTGGGGGGAAAACTATTCTGGCGCCTGTCCGTCAGCCTGCTGGTGGTGATCTCCGTGGCGGCCAGCTACTACATGACCTTCTTTAATGTTGTCATCGGCTACGGCATTGTTGCCTCGGTGATGACCACTGACACCGACCTGTCGAAAGAGGTGGTGGGCTACCACTTTGTGCTGTGGATGGTGCTCATCAGCCTTATCCCGCTGGTCGCGGTCTGGCGCAGCCGTCTGCGTCTGACGCTGCTTGAACAGATGAAAACGCCAGGGCAGCGCATCAAACCGCTTCTTACGCTACTGCTGGCCGTGCTGCTGGTCTGGCTGCCCATCCGTTATTTCGATAAGGCTCAAAGCGCCAACGAGAAGCAGACCAATATCGATCTGCCAAGCTACGGTGGCGTGGTGGCACACTCCTACCTGCCGTCTAACTGGCTGACGGCGCTGGGACTGTTTGCCTATACCAGCTACGACGAACATATGGACAGTGGTAACCTGCTCGATCCGGCGAAAAAATTTACTTACACCGCGCCTGCCGGAATAGATGACACCTATGTGGTGTTCGTGATCGGCGAAACCACGCGCTGGGACCATATGGGCCTGCTGGGCTACCAACGCGATACCACACCGAAGCTGTCTAAAGAGAAAAATCTGGTGGCGTTCCGTGGTGAGTCCTGCGATACCTCCACCAAGCTTTCGCTGCGCTGTATGTTTGTGCGCGAGGGGGGAACGGATGATAACCCGGCCCGCACGCTTAAAGAGCAGAACGTGTTTGCGGTGCTGAAAGAGCTGGGCTTCAGTTCAGATCTGTATGCGATGCAGAGCGAGGTTTGGTTCTATAACAATACCAATGCAGACAGCTACGCCTTCCGCGAACAGATTGGCTCAGAGCAGCGTAATCAGGGTAAATCGGTGGACGATATGCTGCTGATACCCGAGCTGAAGTCGTCTATTGACGATCATGCAAAGGGCAAACATCTGGTGATACTGCACACCAAAGGCTCACACTATCTTTATTCACAGCGCTATCCACGCGAATTTGCCCGCTACCAGCCGGAGTGCATGGGCGTAGACGATACCTGTAGTAAAGAGATGCTGATCAACGCTTACGACAACTCCATTCTGTATATCGACACCATGCTCGACAGCGTGTTTGACCAGCTGCGTGATAAGAAGGCGATTGTGTTTTATGCCGCCGATCACGGCGAATCGATCAGCGATAACATGCACCTGCACGGCACGCCACGCAATATGGCCCCGCCGGAGCAGTTCCGCGTGCCGATGATGGTCTGGGCATCAGATAAGTATCTTGCCGATGGGCAAAATAAGCGCGCTTTTGAGCAGCTACAGGCGCAGCAGCGTGCGGGTAAAACTCACCGCCATGTTGAACTGTTTGACACCATCTTAGGCTGTCTGGGCTACACCTCCCCAAATGGCGGCATTAACCCGTCTAATAACTGGTGTGCCGCACCATAA
- a CDS encoding organic hydroperoxide resistance protein yields the protein MSLEKVIYRAKAKATGGRDGRATSSDGVLDIKLGVPKEMGGAGGEATNPEQLFAAGYSACFLGAMKFVAGRDKFTMPKDAFIEGEVGIGPLPTGFGIEATLNIHLPGMDSAEAQKLVDAAHIVCPYSNATRGNIDVTLNIIN from the coding sequence ATGTCATTAGAAAAAGTTATATACCGTGCAAAAGCAAAAGCCACCGGTGGACGTGATGGCCGTGCGACTTCCTCCGACGGCGTGCTGGACATCAAACTCGGCGTGCCGAAAGAGATGGGCGGTGCGGGCGGCGAAGCGACCAACCCAGAGCAGCTGTTTGCTGCCGGCTATTCCGCCTGTTTCCTGGGCGCGATGAAGTTTGTTGCCGGTCGCGATAAATTCACCATGCCAAAAGATGCCTTTATTGAGGGCGAAGTTGGCATCGGGCCGCTACCTACCGGGTTTGGTATTGAAGCTACGCTGAATATCCACCTGCCTGGTATGGACAGTGCTGAAGCTCAGAAGCTGGTTGATGCTGCACATATCGTCTGCCCTTACTCAAATGCGACCCGTGGCAATATCGACGTGACGCTGAATATCATTAACTAA
- a CDS encoding MarR family winged helix-turn-helix transcriptional regulator has translation MMTDKDDKKASDALPLLLDQQLCFALYSANLALHKLYRQLLAPLGITYPQYLVMMVLWEQDDVTVSEVGTRLYLDSATLTPLLKRLETAGLLNRHRSRKDERQVVVTLTEQGSALREQALDLPASVCRASACELTQLQSLKSELEMLRDNLNG, from the coding sequence ATGATGACCGATAAAGACGACAAGAAAGCGAGCGATGCACTACCACTGCTGCTTGACCAGCAGCTGTGCTTCGCGCTTTATTCCGCCAATCTGGCGCTGCATAAGTTGTACCGACAGCTGCTGGCCCCGCTTGGCATCACCTACCCACAATATCTGGTGATGATGGTGTTGTGGGAGCAGGATGATGTCACGGTATCTGAGGTCGGCACGCGTCTGTACCTTGATTCGGCCACCCTGACGCCATTATTAAAGCGTCTTGAAACGGCCGGTCTGTTAAACCGTCATCGTTCGCGTAAGGATGAACGTCAGGTGGTCGTTACGCTGACAGAGCAGGGAAGCGCACTGCGCGAGCAGGCGCTGGATCTCCCCGCATCCGTCTGTCGTGCCTCCGCCTGTGAACTGACGCAGCTGCAATCGCTGAAAAGTGAGCTTGAAATGCTACGCGATAACCTTAACGGTTAA
- a CDS encoding HD domain-containing protein — protein MNTVEERARRYASKAHAEAGQRRKYTDEPYIVHPAAVVELVRSVSHNENMLAAAWLHDTVEDTASTLDDIRSHFGDTIATLVDMLTHRDGAEGLSRVARKVAHFQHSQRANPEAQTIKLADIIDNTRSIVQYAPQFARVYLVEKRVQTGYLTAGNATLLQQAERIIEQGIRQLEQPPHNVPTDWFKRQEAKYR, from the coding sequence ATGAATACGGTGGAAGAAAGAGCGCGTCGCTATGCCAGTAAAGCTCATGCCGAAGCCGGGCAGCGGCGAAAATATACTGACGAGCCTTATATCGTACATCCCGCAGCGGTAGTGGAGCTGGTTCGCAGCGTCAGTCACAATGAAAACATGCTGGCTGCGGCGTGGCTGCACGACACTGTCGAAGATACCGCCAGCACACTTGACGATATCCGCAGCCACTTTGGTGACACTATTGCCACCCTGGTTGATATGCTCACCCATCGCGATGGCGCGGAAGGTCTGAGCCGTGTGGCGCGCAAAGTCGCCCATTTTCAGCACTCGCAGCGCGCTAACCCGGAGGCGCAAACGATCAAACTGGCCGATATTATCGACAATACGCGTTCAATCGTTCAGTACGCCCCCCAGTTTGCCCGGGTTTATCTGGTTGAAAAACGCGTGCAGACAGGGTATCTCACTGCCGGGAATGCTACGCTGTTGCAGCAGGCTGAACGGATTATCGAGCAGGGCATACGGCAGCTGGAGCAACCGCCGCACAATGTCCCGACAGACTGGTTTAAGCGGCAGGAAGCGAAGTATCGTTAG
- a CDS encoding DMT family transporter, translating to MPNTYLILAISICAETLATTMMKASEGFTRLIPSIFVVIGYAISFYGLSQVVKTMNIGIAYAIWAGMGIFLVSIMSFFIYKQRLDLPAIAGMLCIAAGIIIIQVFSKSVAH from the coding sequence ATGCCTAATACTTATCTCATTCTTGCTATATCAATCTGTGCTGAAACGCTTGCCACAACCATGATGAAAGCGTCAGAAGGATTCACCCGACTGATCCCCAGTATTTTTGTTGTGATTGGCTATGCCATTTCATTTTATGGTCTGTCACAGGTTGTTAAAACCATGAATATTGGAATTGCCTATGCCATCTGGGCAGGAATGGGGATATTTCTGGTCTCCATTATGTCATTCTTCATCTATAAACAGCGACTCGACCTTCCGGCCATTGCAGGAATGCTCTGTATAGCCGCGGGTATTATCATTATTCAGGTGTTTTCAAAATCTGTCGCTCACTGA